The Desulfovibrio psychrotolerans genomic interval GGGACGTTCCTGAATGAGCAGGGCGGCTTCGGTGAGGATGGCGGCGGAATCTTCGGTGATGACTGCGCTGTCAAAGGCAAAGTTCACGTTGCGCAGCACAAGCACTTCGTCTTCAGAAGCCGGAGCGGGTGCCGGAGCGGCGGCCACCGGGGCCGGGGCGGATTCTTCAACCACGCGGTAGAAGACATCCTGCATGAACTTGTCCAGAGCCATTTCGCTGGCCAGCAATTGGGTGCCGTCCGCATAGACGGAGCAGTTGTTCAGCGCGGAAATCTGCTTCAGAACAGCTTCGCCTTCTGCACTGTCGGCAAAAGAAACCACATGCAGGCAGATGCCGGGTTCGGTGTTATACAGAGCGCGCGCTTCTGCAACGGGGTCGCTGCCCTTGTTGGAAACGCCGTCGGAAACCACGATGACAGCGCCTTCACGCTTCATGGAGTGTACGGCAGAGTGCAGTTTCATCAGGCCATCGCCCATGGGGGTGTAGCGGCCGCGGATATCTTCGTTCACGGTAATGCCCATGAGACCCTTTTCCATGGCCACTGCATTAAAAGCACCCTGTGCAAGGCGTTCCTTGTAGGGAGCAAAGGTGTGCAGTGAAGCGTCATACGGCAGGGCCGGAACCTTTTTGGTTACCTTAATCATCAGGTCGCGGGCGAGGACCATTTTGTTTTCGCCAGCCTGCTTGTGCGACATCATCATTGAACCGGAGTGGTCCATGAAGAAGTCAAAGCTGGCGATTTTGGGTTCCATACGCATGGTGGTCTGCGCTTGCGCAACGGCGGCAAAGCCGAGGAGCGCGATGCACGCGGATAAAAGCAGAATTCGGGAAATTTTCATGTGCGGTCTCCTTCATGAGAAAAACAATGAGTGCTGGTTAAGTGTAAAAACAAATTTTTCTATC includes:
- a CDS encoding OmpA family protein; this encodes MKISRILLLSACIALLGFAAVAQAQTTMRMEPKIASFDFFMDHSGSMMMSHKQAGENKMVLARDLMIKVTKKVPALPYDASLHTFAPYKERLAQGAFNAVAMEKGLMGITVNEDIRGRYTPMGDGLMKLHSAVHSMKREGAVIVVSDGVSNKGSDPVAEARALYNTEPGICLHVVSFADSAEGEAVLKQISALNNCSVYADGTQLLASEMALDKFMQDVFYRVVEESAPAPVAAAPAPAPASEDEVLVLRNVNFAFDSAVITEDSAAILTEAALLIQERPGTVVLTGHTDSVGTDAYNQGLSERRAQSVRAFLAQKGISADRIRAVGKGESDPEYDNSTDEGRRLNRRVVITFE